ggcgaaggaggcagtacctgccgccggacctccgcgccgatccggcgtacgccattgACTCTAAAAGTTGGCGTACCTATCTCTCGACCGAGAGGGATCGGAGGAGGAgggcgggcttcatgggcgacagggattttCCCTTCCACCGTCCACCGCCGACTCGTCCTCGAAGACAGCAGGCGCCGACGCCTCGTGACCAGGCATCGACGCGTGCGCAGTACAACGACGACCACGACGACCACGACTACGACGgctacgacgacgatgatgactacatcgaggcgctggCGTACCATAACGAGGAGGTCAAGGACGACAACGATGACTACGTCACGGTCGTCTTCCAAgaatggcagcaggccatggcggagggccgcacATTTGAGTTCCCtgagaacatgacggacgacgagatggcgaagctcggcgtcctcgtctccgagaacgacccacctgtgcagccgccgctgccccgctacgccaccggcTTCATGCTGCCGGGCCTGTCGGAGGATAAAGCCCTTCGACTGGCGCTACAGGACTCGGCCGCGCCACAACCACCGCCGTACAACCCCTGGgcggctccaccgccgccacaaccgcatccctgggcgcctccaccacaCCCACAACCGCATccatgggcgcctccaccgcagcCACAGCcagagccctgggcgcctccaccgcagcCAGAGCCCTGGGCGCCTTCACCTCCAGCAGCGCCGGCGGCGCGCCCGACGTACGCTCCCCCGGTTTCCAACTGGACGTGGACggtaccggagctcatcgtgctcgacagcgacgaaGAGCAGCAGTAGGCGCACGCGTTTAgggtttattttcatgttttaaactatataaattatgttttcatgttaaaaaaatgattcggccaaaaaaatgcgtcgtgccgctggagccaccccgacgCAAGCGGACgagcggtcgatttcgaccatttcggccgacgcaaacggatggCGCGCGGACATTTCCGGACATTAAAATGTgtcacgccgctggagatgcccttacacgcAATGATGTTCAGATGTTTTTTCTATTCGAAGTTTTGTACAGATCACCATTGGGTAAATGCAGTGTTTTCTGTATGAGTTCCAAATGATTCACATATATGAGATATTTTTTGGTATACGTTATCTAGCATCATCATAAAAAACACTCATTAGAGGAATTACTAGCCTTGGTACATTAATACTTGAAATATTTAACAAGATAATATTCAAGTATTTATTTAGATTACCAATATTCATTTTAGACTTTGCGGCATCACGGATAAATCTTACAAAATCCACAGTTTCATAGTTGGTTCAACAAAACAACTTTTAGCTTTCAGGGCAGTTTTTAGATTACAATGACTTTCCTACAGTTCACATTTTTCACTGTTCACAGaataaccaaacacaccctaaaaaAACTCATGTACACACGAGTTTCCGAACGGCCCCAAGCATTTGGAAGAAACCCGTGACCTCCCGATCCCTGCGACGTTCTGTCAAAAAAGTAGACGAGATCGAAAAAAATCCTCTACCGATTGGAAAAATCGGTGACCTCCCGATCCATGCATATGTTCCGTTAAAAAATATGAGATGGTAAATAAATTGCCGCACATAGCCTGACTAATCAGATCAAGAAAAAAAATACCCGGACGCAGCTTACCTATCCGACCAAGAGGAAAAAAACTAAACGAGCGCGTCCTGCTTTTCAGCATTAACGACAAAATGGGTGCCTCATTAACTGCTTCCTTTCCGGATGGAACCCAAGACCTTCGTCATGGAACCTCAAGGCCTCCTTCCCGGATCCGAAGGCGAAGACCccggcttcatcttcttcctctccgAACCGAATTTGGCGACCATCTTTGTCTCGTGAGAACCCGACCCTAGAACCTATACCTATTTCTAATTGTACATCTATCTTGTTGCATCAATCATATGTGTCGCATTGCATCGCATATCTTGTGGTTGTTTGGGTAATAGCGAATGATCTAATAACTAAATATGGAATTGTGCAGGATTTTTATCTTATCCCGGTTCCATTGAATTTTGCGTAGCTCACCCATGCCATGTCTTTGCTatgctaatcaacatttaataTGCGGGTACATAAATAactcgaacctaataattgtttgtTCGAACTCCGGTTccgcttaatttggataagttgcatcgcatcatcattgccatgtcatgcatatcatcttgagcatgccgactctttatccgtagtagtaagacttgcatatgttatgtgttccagcatttgcttcttcccggataggattgcgaagtggtgttgtgagatacgacaagttctccgaatGTTCTTCAACAACctgtaacaggcaagcattttctaaactcctgtctctgcaggagtcgcaCACCTATTTTAAtttgccttctcccttatgctagCTTTGAGTTGCATTCTTGTCACGTATCccatccacttgttacctcaagcagcctatattgcctccaccaacctcctacagctgttgtttggttatcgggtctgccttgcgagtcgtagtgcatgctagtgctgtttacaCCGTGTTACCATTATcgatatcttatcgggttatctgttggggaatcatgacacatggtttatggatatatctgttaatagttgtttagtggagacatcggtgggtcagctgcttgttttgtgacggctcacttgtgtttctttatAACTTAGcatccgagttcttgttatctgttctgagactgagcgctctaaccacacgtgggtatgcttaccgggtctcccctcgaccactgccggaatctacagctctgTTCAAtggccacaattagtttgaacgttttgtttctcccgggcgtgcaagcttgtttatttgtggtcagatgatatgatgttacttttggggaagccatgagtgccttgtaaccccgttgtctcttgcacgctcgtaggatgtggtacgtattgttaagaggtcatgctgtagtgggctctgatccttcttaaccgtagacgcaaacagctaagtcctCTTCGGAGGACGGCCGGGCTTCGatacgggttaacttagttaggtggcttcctggacattgttgcagtgaaggagagtgcgagtcgtgatatccacctgtcgtaagtgggttgagcgtgcgtgtgggcacatttgggcacccctgcagggtaacaatcttatcgataagccgtccccgtggttatggatgacttggagctgtatgactcgaccatagacaacttacaccttcgATGATGTTGATCTAAGCAACATAAAGAGTCAACAACAACAAATTGAAAAGGACCATGACATTCAGAAGTGCCTGGAACGCTTCAAGACACTCCAGAAAACGGTACCTGGCTTCTATCATGCCATGGAGATAGACAGTGAAAAAAGAGTTCGCAGCCTGTTTTGGATGGATGCAATGTGCGTAATGAACTACAAGCTGTTCGGTGACTACATATCTTTCGACTCAACTTTCAGCACAAATAAGTATGGCTTACCATTTGTTCCTATAGTTGGGGTGAACAATCACGGCTCCACAGTACTGTTTGTCGGTGCTCTGCTCAAGGATGAAAAAATAGATACATTCATATGGGTGCTGGAAACATTTGTTCAGGCCATGGGTGGAAAAGAACCAAAGACAATAATAACAGACCAGGACAAAGCAATGAAGAAAGCAATACAAACAGTTCTAAAGTCTACAACCCACAGGAACTGCTACTTCCACATCGTGACCAAGATGAGTCAGAaagagagcaccttctttgcaaAAAATACAGGAATGTCAGAACTGCTAATGTACATTGCAAAGAACGCATTCACACCAGCTGAGTTCGAAATGGGATGGAATAAAGTGATAAAGGATTTCAATGCTGGCGGAGAAAAACACCTAAGCAAGTTATACAATATAAGACACAGGTGGGTACCAGCGTACTTCATGGATAAATTTTACCCATTCTCATCAAGCACAGGAAGGAgcgagatcacaaataacatgtgGAAATGCTATAGCCAGCACACAGACACAATAACAATGTTCCTTGAACAATACGAGATTATACAAGATAAGTGCTTATCTGACCTGGATAAGAAGAAGCTCATATCATCACTGAGAACAGCAAAAACAGTAACAAGACACCCGTTTGA
This Lolium perenne isolate Kyuss_39 chromosome 1, Kyuss_2.0, whole genome shotgun sequence DNA region includes the following protein-coding sequences:
- the LOC139834128 gene encoding protein FAR-RED IMPAIRED RESPONSE 1-like, translated to MEIDSEKRVRSLFWMDAMCVMNYKLFGDYISFDSTFSTNKYGLPFVPIVGVNNHGSTVLFVGALLKDEKIDTFIWVLETFVQAMGGKEPKTIITDQDKAMKKAIQTVLKSTTHRNCYFHIVTKMSQKESTFFAKNTGMSELLMYIAKNAFTPAEFEMGWNKVIKDFNAGGEKHLSKLYNIRHRWVPAYFMDKFYPFSSSTGRSEITNNMWKCYSQHTDTITMFLEQYEIIQDKCLSDLDKKKLISSLRTAKTVTRHPFEKQALEQFTHDIFEKFQIEITNNTTFKVDGSLEPGRHLRLKRIVKFYDHMEFKRECFDVIFDDEKRTSCVPARRCRGIVYIAAM